In the Marinomonas algicola genome, one interval contains:
- the phoB gene encoding phosphate regulon transcriptional regulator PhoB — MTSKTVLIIDDESSIREMIAIALEMAGYNYFEAENSQQAYEIIIDNRPDLILCDWMMPGGSGIELTRRLKRDSLTAEIPVIMLTAKSEEDNKIQGLEVGADDYITKPFSPRELVARLKAVLRRANPQGVDEPIEVDGLLLDPVSQRVTIGTTPLEMGPTEYRLLKFLITHQERAYSRAQLLDQVWGGNVYVEERTVDVHIRRLRKAIGETHDYLIQTVRGTGYRFSSKRTPQ, encoded by the coding sequence GTGACGAGTAAAACTGTATTAATAATTGATGATGAATCATCAATACGAGAAATGATTGCCATTGCACTGGAAATGGCGGGATATAATTACTTTGAGGCGGAAAACAGCCAACAAGCTTACGAAATCATCATTGATAATAGGCCCGACCTCATTCTTTGTGACTGGATGATGCCCGGGGGCAGTGGTATAGAGCTAACCAGACGGTTAAAGCGAGATTCTCTTACCGCAGAAATACCTGTGATTATGCTAACCGCTAAAAGCGAAGAAGATAACAAAATTCAAGGTTTAGAAGTGGGTGCGGATGATTACATCACTAAGCCTTTTTCTCCTCGAGAACTCGTGGCTCGCTTAAAAGCCGTTCTACGCCGTGCCAACCCTCAAGGCGTAGACGAGCCTATTGAAGTCGATGGGCTATTATTAGACCCTGTAAGCCAACGTGTTACTATTGGTACAACGCCACTTGAAATGGGCCCGACAGAGTACCGCTTACTCAAATTTTTGATTACCCATCAAGAAAGAGCGTATTCCAGAGCACAGCTTCTGGATCAAGTCTGGGGGGGAAATGTTTATGTAGAAGAACGTACCGTTGATGTACATATTAGACGCTTACGAAAAGCAATCGGCGAAACTCATGATTACCTAATCCAAACGGTTCGAGGAACGGGTTATCGATTTTCAAGTAAACGAACTCCGCAGTAA
- a CDS encoding amino acid ABC transporter permease, whose product MAIIFKPSPSLPPPINSVGAVAWVRQNLLSSPLNVFLTLFSAYILYLLVPPVIQWGIIDATWTGSSSQACKADTGACWAFVGAYFEQFIYGLYPSEEVWRINLAVILLVLMVASFALKGINKLYLSIAILVVYPVVAYFMFAGGVFGLAIVETSKWGGLFLTTLLGVVGIVASFPLGVLLALGRRSNLPIAKSVCIVFIETVRAVPLITIMFMASVMIPLFLPEGLNFDKLMRVIIGITLFSAAYMAEVIRGGLQAIPKGQYEAADAMGLTYWQSMVLVILPQALKLVIPGIVNTFIGLFKDTTLVYIVGMFDLLGRIQAATHDSNWLGTSVEGYAFAGFVYWAFCFGMSRYSMAIERKLETGHKRN is encoded by the coding sequence ATGGCGATTATATTTAAACCTTCTCCAAGCCTACCACCTCCAATTAATTCAGTAGGTGCTGTGGCATGGGTAAGACAAAATTTACTATCCTCTCCACTGAATGTGTTTTTAACCTTATTCAGTGCGTACATTCTGTATTTGTTAGTGCCGCCTGTTATCCAATGGGGCATCATTGATGCCACTTGGACTGGGTCAAGCAGTCAAGCATGTAAAGCCGATACAGGCGCTTGCTGGGCATTTGTAGGGGCGTATTTTGAACAGTTCATCTATGGCTTATATCCAAGTGAAGAAGTTTGGCGAATCAATTTAGCCGTCATTCTATTGGTGTTAATGGTGGCCAGTTTTGCACTGAAAGGGATCAATAAACTATACCTTTCCATTGCGATTCTAGTTGTGTACCCGGTTGTTGCTTACTTTATGTTTGCTGGCGGTGTTTTTGGTCTTGCAATCGTTGAAACATCTAAATGGGGCGGACTATTCTTAACCACTCTACTTGGTGTTGTTGGTATCGTGGCTTCCTTTCCATTAGGGGTATTATTAGCTCTTGGTCGACGTTCAAATTTACCAATAGCTAAGTCAGTTTGTATTGTGTTCATTGAAACGGTACGTGCTGTTCCTCTAATCACTATCATGTTTATGGCATCTGTTATGATTCCATTGTTCTTACCAGAAGGTTTGAACTTTGATAAATTGATGCGTGTCATTATTGGTATCACCCTATTCTCCGCGGCTTACATGGCTGAGGTTATTCGTGGTGGCTTACAAGCCATTCCAAAAGGGCAATATGAAGCAGCGGACGCAATGGGGTTAACCTATTGGCAGTCTATGGTTTTGGTTATTTTGCCTCAAGCGCTTAAGTTAGTAATTCCTGGTATCGTAAACACCTTTATTGGGTTATTTAAAGATACTACGTTAGTTTACATCGTCGGTATGTTTGATTTATTAGGAAGGATTCAAGCCGCTACTCACGATTCAAACTGGTTAGGTACAAGTGTTGAAGGCTATGCATTCGCTGGTTTCGTTTATTGGGCTTTCTGTTTTGGTATGTCCCGATATTCTATGGCGATAGAACGCAAATTAGAAACCGGACACAAGCGAAACTAG
- a CDS encoding HDOD domain-containing protein, producing the protein MQTPVSDAIKARIVHLCDQAGKLQVIFSEADILDLSALSRITKRRLEPITHFNELGDPLTRSSKIPTLIDRRLLTLKKVSLRQDVQADYIEISVEELDSLFEKIDCSYESFTIQTNHIHPIHDNHASDKEHLSAALGRFQSIRLKQRLEETLELPPLPVSAKKIINLCSRKDVDTDELCKVISLDPSLAAQVVSWASSPYYGAPGNIESVEDAIIRVLGFDMVMNLALGLSMKSILDLPQNGPRHYQNFWYDAVFHASLMEALVKRMPAKIRPKIGYAYLAGLLHNFGYLVIGHVLPTHFSILARHLEANAHLPSRLIEMHLLHFTKEQLGSWLLRHWGLPRIICNAIRYSHTPQIEEDKDLRTLAGVLHCCSALYHGQKIEASVFEIIGLSEEECLSIYQEVQSSSSKLQEMVDLLQS; encoded by the coding sequence ATGCAGACACCGGTATCTGATGCTATCAAAGCAAGAATTGTTCATTTATGCGATCAGGCAGGGAAGCTACAGGTCATCTTTTCAGAAGCCGATATTCTCGATTTGTCTGCTCTCTCTCGGATAACAAAACGCAGATTAGAGCCAATTACCCACTTCAATGAACTAGGGGATCCACTTACCCGCTCATCAAAAATACCGACATTAATCGATAGGCGCTTGTTAACATTGAAAAAGGTGTCTTTACGCCAAGACGTTCAAGCCGATTATATTGAAATATCGGTTGAAGAGCTGGACTCTCTTTTTGAGAAAATAGATTGTTCCTACGAGAGCTTTACAATTCAGACGAACCATATCCATCCCATACATGACAATCATGCCTCTGATAAAGAACACCTCAGTGCAGCATTAGGCCGTTTCCAATCAATTCGCTTAAAACAGAGGTTAGAAGAAACATTAGAGTTGCCTCCGCTACCAGTATCGGCCAAGAAAATCATTAATTTATGCAGTCGTAAAGACGTTGATACAGATGAGTTGTGCAAAGTCATTAGCTTAGACCCTAGCCTTGCGGCTCAAGTGGTTAGCTGGGCCTCCTCACCCTATTATGGTGCTCCTGGTAATATTGAATCTGTTGAGGATGCTATTATCAGAGTATTGGGGTTTGATATGGTCATGAATTTAGCATTAGGGCTTTCTATGAAAAGTATTCTCGATTTGCCTCAGAATGGTCCAAGGCATTATCAGAACTTTTGGTATGATGCGGTGTTTCATGCAAGCCTTATGGAGGCTCTCGTTAAACGGATGCCAGCAAAGATTCGTCCAAAGATAGGCTACGCTTATTTGGCAGGCTTACTCCACAATTTTGGTTATTTGGTTATTGGGCACGTCCTACCAACGCATTTCTCAATCTTAGCTCGTCATCTCGAAGCAAACGCACACCTCCCATCCAGACTTATCGAGATGCATTTATTGCATTTTACGAAAGAACAGCTAGGATCTTGGCTATTAAGACATTGGGGGCTTCCTCGCATAATATGTAATGCCATTCGATACAGTCACACGCCTCAAATAGAAGAAGACAAGGATTTGCGTACCCTTGCAGGCGTTTTACATTGCTGTAGCGCTTTATATCATGGACAAAAAATAGAGGCGAGTGTGTTTGAAATAATTGGGCTATCAGAAGAGGAGTGCCTTTCCATCTATCAAGAAGTACAATCCTCTTCTAGTAAATTACAGGAAATGGTGGACTTACTTCAATCCTAG
- a CDS encoding amino acid ABC transporter substrate-binding protein, translated as MKSNVSKLLSTAAIAVTVSAGATAGTLDDVKAKGFIQCGVSQGVPGFSNADEKGEWAGIDVDSCRAAAAAIFGDSTKVKFTPLSAKERFTALQSGEIDILSRNTTWTYTRDSSLGLDFTAVNFYDGQGFMVRKDLGVESANDLDGATVCTEQGTTTELNMADFFRKHGLSYVPVIVQKADEALAAYASGRCDVFTTDKSGLAAHRSKLADPSAHVILPETISKEPLGPVVRHGDNQWKDIVTWSIFVQVNAEEMGISSENVAKIKTDTKDPGIRRLLGAEGNMGEQLGLSASWAYDIIAQVGNYGESFENNVGPNTAVGLPRGVNNLWTEGGVMYAPPVR; from the coding sequence ATGAAATCGAATGTAAGTAAGTTACTTTCAACTGCCGCAATTGCCGTTACAGTTAGTGCTGGAGCAACGGCAGGAACATTAGATGATGTAAAAGCAAAAGGCTTTATTCAGTGTGGAGTAAGCCAAGGAGTTCCAGGTTTCTCAAATGCGGATGAAAAAGGTGAATGGGCGGGTATTGATGTCGATTCATGCCGTGCTGCCGCTGCCGCTATTTTTGGTGATTCCACTAAAGTTAAATTCACTCCTCTTTCTGCAAAAGAACGTTTTACCGCATTACAATCAGGTGAAATTGATATTCTTTCTCGTAACACAACTTGGACTTACACTCGTGACTCGTCTTTGGGTCTGGACTTCACCGCTGTAAACTTCTATGACGGTCAAGGTTTCATGGTTCGTAAAGACCTAGGTGTTGAATCAGCTAATGACCTTGATGGTGCAACCGTTTGTACAGAGCAAGGTACAACAACTGAGTTAAACATGGCTGACTTCTTCCGTAAACACGGTCTATCTTATGTTCCTGTTATCGTTCAGAAAGCAGATGAAGCATTAGCCGCTTACGCATCTGGCCGTTGTGATGTATTCACAACGGATAAATCAGGCCTTGCCGCTCACCGTTCAAAACTTGCAGATCCAAGTGCTCACGTGATTCTTCCTGAAACGATCTCTAAAGAGCCTCTAGGCCCAGTAGTTCGTCACGGTGACAACCAATGGAAAGACATTGTAACTTGGTCTATCTTTGTTCAAGTTAACGCAGAAGAAATGGGCATCTCGTCTGAGAATGTTGCTAAAATTAAAACAGATACAAAAGATCCAGGCATCCGTCGTCTTCTAGGCGCTGAAGGTAATATGGGTGAGCAACTAGGTCTTTCTGCAAGCTGGGCTTATGACATTATTGCTCAAGTCGGCAACTATGGTGAAAGCTTCGAAAATAACGTAGGTCCTAACACAGCGGTAGGCTTACCTCGTGGCGTGAACAACCTATGGACTGAAGGCGGTGTTATGTACGCACCACCAGTTCGTTAA
- the ubiA gene encoding 4-hydroxybenzoate octaprenyltransferase, giving the protein MTKLQAYLQLTRFNKPIGSLLLLWPTLWALWVSSNGDPDWKIVIIFMLGVFFMRSAGCVINDYADRHVDSGVERTKNRPLPSGTVSEKEALLLFSVLCLCSFGLVLMTDMKTVLLSFIGLGLAALYPFMKRYTHLPQLFLGLAFSWAIPMAYSAQGGSLTDPVLWMIFVSNALWTIAYDTYYAMVDRDDDLKLGIKSTAILFAQNDLLIITVLQGLALSLLMWVGVLKSFSFIYFLSLIVAAILFSLQYKQAKNRERQACFTSFLDNNRIGYCIFLGIVLNYLL; this is encoded by the coding sequence ATGACAAAACTCCAAGCTTATCTTCAGCTTACTCGTTTCAACAAACCCATTGGTTCACTGCTGCTACTTTGGCCCACTCTATGGGCTCTTTGGGTATCTAGTAATGGCGACCCAGACTGGAAAATCGTCATCATTTTTATGCTTGGTGTCTTTTTTATGCGCTCCGCAGGCTGTGTCATCAATGATTATGCCGATAGACATGTGGATAGCGGTGTGGAGCGAACAAAGAATCGCCCTCTCCCTTCCGGTACGGTTTCTGAAAAAGAAGCTCTATTACTGTTCTCCGTTCTTTGTCTATGCAGCTTCGGTTTAGTCTTAATGACGGATATGAAAACCGTTTTACTCTCTTTCATTGGACTTGGACTCGCGGCTTTGTATCCATTTATGAAGCGCTACACTCATTTGCCTCAATTGTTTCTTGGACTGGCTTTTTCATGGGCTATTCCAATGGCATACAGCGCTCAAGGAGGTTCACTAACGGACCCTGTCTTATGGATGATATTTGTCTCTAATGCACTATGGACCATTGCTTACGATACTTACTATGCTATGGTTGATCGAGATGACGATTTAAAACTTGGCATCAAATCAACAGCCATTTTATTTGCGCAAAATGATTTACTCATTATCACTGTATTGCAAGGACTGGCTCTTTCTCTATTAATGTGGGTTGGTGTACTGAAATCCTTTTCTTTCATTTATTTTCTCAGTCTGATCGTCGCCGCTATTTTGTTCTCTTTACAGTATAAACAAGCTAAAAATAGAGAGCGGCAAGCTTGCTTTACCTCGTTCTTAGACAATAACCGTATTGGATACTGTATATTTTTAGGCATTGTATTGAACTATCTTTTATAA
- the recG gene encoding ATP-dependent DNA helicase RecG has product MSGLETIPVTELKGIGSAVAEKLAKLNIHSLQDLVFHLPMRYQDRTKVVPIGRLRLGDEVVIEGDVIGCEVAMGKRRSLLCRVKDHSGTLTLRFFHFTAGQKKQFESGKTIRAFGEIKRGSFGYEIFHPEYSLADEFTPSTEQAQLTPTYPLTEGLTQLKMRSFCEQALERVTPYNVIEWLPEAIRHKFQLPPLVDAIHYLHKPPAEADVALLASGKHPAQFRLSFEELLAHQLSLVNKKQQAKLDRAPIISEAGAVLGKLLESLPFQPTNAQQRVFQEVMQDVSSGHPMLRLVQGDVGSGKTLVAAMSAATFIQKGLQVAIMAPTEILAEQHFNNFKQWFEPLDIEVAWLVGKLKGNARISQLERIANGTALIVVGTHALFQESVQFKNLSLAIIDEQHRFGVHQRMALREKGVDGLLQPHQLIMTATPIPRTLAMSAYADLDCSVIDELPPGRTPVTTIVVSDKRRNEVIERVRAACNEGKQAYWVCTLVEESEALQCQAAEETAVMLSDSLAGIKIGLIHGRLKAPEKAAIMQEFKQGDSQLLVATTVIEVGVDVPNASLMVIENPERLGLAQLHQLRGRVGRGQAASHCVLLYKTPLSQHGKVRLGIIRETSDGFKIAEKDLEIRGPGELLGSRQTGLMEFKVADLQRDKAMLEQVQSAALLMYQSHHEHIEPLLSRWLPIQQDYLNV; this is encoded by the coding sequence ATGTCAGGCTTAGAAACCATACCCGTTACGGAACTTAAAGGTATTGGTAGCGCGGTTGCGGAGAAGTTAGCAAAGCTCAATATACACAGCCTACAAGACCTGGTGTTTCATTTACCTATGCGCTACCAAGACCGGACAAAAGTCGTACCTATTGGACGCCTTCGGCTTGGGGATGAGGTCGTTATAGAGGGGGATGTAATTGGCTGTGAAGTAGCCATGGGGAAAAGAAGAAGCCTATTATGTCGCGTCAAAGACCACTCAGGCACACTTACTTTACGCTTCTTCCATTTTACCGCAGGTCAGAAAAAGCAATTCGAATCGGGTAAGACAATACGAGCCTTTGGTGAAATAAAACGAGGCAGCTTTGGTTATGAGATATTTCATCCCGAGTACTCTTTAGCCGATGAGTTTACTCCATCTACAGAACAGGCTCAGTTAACACCGACTTATCCATTAACAGAAGGGTTAACTCAACTCAAAATGAGAAGCTTTTGTGAACAAGCGTTAGAACGAGTTACGCCTTATAATGTCATCGAATGGCTGCCTGAGGCCATTCGTCATAAGTTTCAGTTACCACCATTAGTCGATGCTATTCACTACCTACATAAACCGCCAGCCGAAGCCGACGTTGCATTACTTGCATCGGGTAAACACCCAGCACAGTTTCGTCTGTCATTCGAAGAGCTGCTCGCCCATCAACTTAGCTTAGTCAATAAAAAGCAACAGGCGAAACTCGATCGAGCACCAATTATTTCAGAAGCAGGTGCCGTCTTAGGGAAGTTACTCGAATCACTTCCTTTTCAACCAACAAATGCTCAACAACGCGTCTTTCAAGAAGTAATGCAAGATGTGTCGTCTGGCCATCCAATGCTTAGGTTAGTTCAGGGCGATGTCGGCTCAGGTAAAACACTGGTTGCAGCGATGTCTGCCGCCACCTTTATACAAAAGGGGCTGCAAGTCGCCATTATGGCGCCAACAGAAATTTTGGCAGAACAGCATTTTAACAATTTCAAACAATGGTTTGAACCTCTGGATATCGAAGTGGCCTGGCTGGTTGGTAAATTAAAAGGCAACGCACGTATTTCACAACTAGAACGTATTGCAAACGGCACAGCATTAATCGTGGTTGGCACTCATGCTTTATTTCAAGAAAGTGTCCAGTTTAAAAACTTATCATTGGCGATTATAGATGAACAGCATAGGTTTGGTGTCCATCAGCGAATGGCATTAAGAGAAAAAGGGGTTGACGGTCTATTACAACCTCATCAGTTAATTATGACGGCGACACCGATCCCGCGAACCTTAGCCATGTCGGCTTATGCGGACCTTGATTGCTCGGTCATTGATGAGTTGCCTCCTGGAAGAACCCCTGTCACAACCATTGTTGTCTCAGATAAAAGGCGTAATGAGGTCATTGAACGAGTTAGAGCGGCCTGTAACGAAGGCAAACAAGCTTATTGGGTTTGTACGTTAGTTGAAGAGTCAGAAGCGCTGCAATGTCAAGCCGCTGAAGAGACGGCTGTTATGCTTTCAGACTCTCTGGCAGGCATTAAAATAGGACTGATACATGGACGATTAAAGGCCCCAGAAAAAGCCGCCATCATGCAAGAATTCAAGCAAGGAGACAGTCAACTCTTGGTGGCTACAACGGTTATCGAAGTAGGTGTCGATGTACCTAATGCAAGTCTAATGGTGATAGAAAACCCGGAGCGATTAGGTTTAGCACAATTACACCAACTTAGAGGCCGAGTCGGTCGAGGACAAGCGGCGAGTCACTGCGTACTCTTATATAAAACCCCATTAAGCCAGCACGGAAAAGTTCGTTTAGGCATTATAAGAGAAACGTCAGATGGGTTTAAAATAGCGGAAAAAGACTTAGAAATACGCGGGCCAGGAGAGCTATTAGGCTCACGACAAACGGGGTTAATGGAATTTAAAGTAGCCGACTTACAACGAGACAAAGCGATGTTAGAGCAAGTACAAAGTGCCGCCCTACTGATGTATCAATCACATCATGAACATATAGAGCCTTTATTGTCTCGTTGGCTACCTATTCAGCAAGATTACTTAAATGTTTAA
- a CDS encoding amino acid ABC transporter ATP-binding protein: protein MTERNMALAQLEQGEKTIIEFNDVNKWYGDFHVLKNINFSVKSGERIVVCGPSGSGKSTMTRCINRLEEHQKGDIIVDGITMNDNLKNIEAIRKDVGMVFQHFNLFPHLTILENLTLAPIWVRKTPKKEAEEIAMHYLERVKIANQAAKFPGQLSGGQQQRVAIARGLCMKPRIMLFDEPTSALDPEMIKEVLDVMVQLADEGMTMICVTHEMGFAKTVADRVVFMDAGEIVEANEPNEFFNNPQHDRTQNFLSQILNH from the coding sequence ATGACTGAACGCAATATGGCACTGGCTCAACTAGAGCAGGGCGAAAAAACAATTATAGAGTTTAACGATGTTAATAAATGGTACGGTGATTTTCACGTCCTAAAGAACATCAACTTCAGTGTAAAATCAGGTGAGCGTATCGTTGTTTGCGGTCCTTCTGGTTCCGGTAAATCGACAATGACTCGTTGTATTAACCGTCTAGAAGAGCATCAAAAAGGCGATATTATTGTTGATGGTATTACCATGAATGATAACTTGAAAAACATTGAAGCCATTCGTAAAGATGTCGGTATGGTGTTTCAACACTTTAACCTTTTCCCGCATCTTACTATTTTGGAAAATTTAACTTTGGCGCCAATTTGGGTTCGTAAGACACCTAAAAAAGAAGCTGAAGAAATCGCGATGCATTATCTTGAACGCGTTAAAATAGCGAACCAAGCGGCTAAATTTCCAGGTCAACTATCTGGTGGTCAGCAGCAACGTGTTGCTATTGCACGCGGCCTTTGTATGAAGCCTCGCATTATGCTATTTGATGAACCAACATCGGCTCTTGACCCTGAAATGATCAAGGAAGTACTTGATGTCATGGTTCAACTTGCTGACGAAGGCATGACCATGATTTGTGTAACTCACGAAATGGGCTTCGCTAAAACCGTTGCCGATAGAGTGGTCTTCATGGATGCAGGTGAAATTGTTGAAGCAAACGAACCCAATGAGTTCTTCAATAACCCTCAACATGATCGTACTCAAAACTTCTTAAGCCAGATTTTGAACCACTAA
- a CDS encoding chorismate--pyruvate lyase family protein yields MLNFSVTKQFDYHWQPLSQARMDSIPNNLKFWLRETGSLTALLERLGILSIEVINDGWGQPTQRERKALSLRAREATRVREVILNINGTPMIYARSIIPASALIGHWRHLSQLKSQSLGGFLFKDKKLVRSPIEIVSLPSNVFNNVNEAVWARRSIFKQYNKGVLVSEAFLPAITTLPVTQLIL; encoded by the coding sequence GTGCTAAATTTCAGTGTAACCAAACAATTTGACTATCATTGGCAACCTCTGTCTCAAGCTCGTATGGACAGTATTCCCAATAATCTAAAGTTCTGGCTCCGCGAGACAGGTTCTTTAACCGCGCTGTTAGAAAGACTGGGGATATTGTCCATAGAAGTCATTAATGACGGTTGGGGGCAGCCGACTCAAAGAGAGAGAAAGGCATTGTCGTTACGTGCACGTGAAGCAACAAGGGTTCGAGAAGTGATTTTGAACATTAATGGTACCCCCATGATTTATGCTCGCTCCATTATCCCAGCAAGCGCTTTAATTGGGCATTGGCGTCATTTAAGCCAACTGAAAAGCCAATCTCTGGGAGGCTTTCTATTCAAAGACAAAAAGTTAGTACGGAGTCCTATCGAAATAGTCTCTCTTCCAAGCAACGTATTTAATAACGTCAATGAAGCGGTTTGGGCTCGCCGATCGATTTTTAAACAGTACAATAAAGGCGTTTTAGTAAGTGAAGCCTTCTTACCCGCCATCACAACATTACCAGTGACACAGTTAATATTATGA
- a CDS encoding amino acid ABC transporter permease, which yields MSDKTSTNNNSFFNDAGNRALIFQIALLALVVFVGYYLFSNLQANLENRGISTGFTFLNEPAGFPVLIHLIEYTEADTYGRAFIVALLNTFVISFIGIFFATIIGIIMGLARLSKNWLVSRLATVYIETLRNIPLLLQMFFWYFAVLSTLPSPRNSILFGDFMLNKRGIYSPNPIFQDGFGLVIFGFIASIIASIALVIWAKKRQTRTGLWFPAYWGSLGIIIVMTLAFYFMAGSPIEFDLPAKSRFNITGGMVLPPEFVAVLIALSTYTGSFIAEIVRAGILSVNWGQTEAARSLGLADSLTQRMIVLPQALRVIIPPLTSQYLNLAKNSSLGAAIAYPELVAVVMGTTLNQTGQAIETIGLCMLVYGSLSLSISFFMNWYNKKMSLTER from the coding sequence ATGAGCGATAAAACTTCGACTAATAATAATAGCTTTTTTAATGATGCTGGCAATCGCGCCCTCATCTTTCAAATAGCGCTTTTAGCCTTGGTGGTTTTTGTAGGTTATTACCTATTCAGCAACCTTCAAGCTAACTTGGAGAACCGAGGAATATCAACAGGTTTTACCTTCTTAAATGAACCTGCCGGATTCCCAGTTCTAATTCACTTAATTGAATATACTGAAGCAGACACCTATGGTCGCGCTTTTATTGTGGCTTTGCTTAATACCTTCGTAATTTCCTTTATAGGTATTTTCTTCGCGACAATCATTGGCATAATCATGGGGTTAGCGAGATTATCAAAGAACTGGTTAGTCTCTCGATTGGCAACGGTATACATAGAAACTCTGCGTAATATTCCTTTACTACTGCAAATGTTCTTCTGGTATTTCGCCGTTCTGTCAACGCTACCCTCACCTAGAAACAGTATTTTGTTTGGTGACTTTATGCTCAATAAACGTGGCATATACTCACCCAACCCGATCTTTCAAGATGGTTTTGGTTTGGTTATTTTTGGCTTTATTGCGTCTATTATTGCCTCTATTGCATTGGTTATTTGGGCTAAAAAGCGCCAGACAAGAACTGGATTATGGTTTCCTGCGTATTGGGGCTCTTTAGGGATCATTATTGTAATGACCTTGGCTTTTTATTTTATGGCAGGTTCACCTATTGAGTTTGATCTACCTGCAAAAAGCCGTTTCAACATCACTGGGGGCATGGTACTTCCACCTGAGTTTGTGGCCGTTCTGATTGCTCTATCAACTTACACTGGGTCTTTCATTGCCGAGATCGTACGTGCGGGCATTTTATCGGTGAACTGGGGACAAACCGAAGCCGCCAGATCTTTAGGCCTAGCAGACAGTCTAACTCAACGTATGATTGTGTTACCTCAAGCATTACGAGTGATTATTCCACCACTCACCAGTCAATATCTCAACTTGGCGAAAAACTCTTCTTTAGGTGCGGCTATTGCTTACCCTGAATTAGTGGCCGTAGTGATGGGGACAACGCTAAACCAAACAGGTCAAGCAATTGAAACGATTGGTTTATGTATGTTGGTATACGGTTCATTGAGTTTATCTATCTCGTTCTTTATGAACTGGTATAACAAGAAAATGTCATTAACTGAACGATAA
- a CDS encoding Lrp/AsnC ligand binding domain-containing protein has protein sequence MDNSLKPLDRLDKKILRELQINGRLSNVELASRVGLSATPCLERVRRLERNGYITGYCALVNPRKVEAGLLVFVEIRLKTTSPEGFNEFKEAVSKIPEVLECHLIAGDFEYLLKARVSDVEAYRLLLGETLLILPHVRESRTYVAMEEVKNTTVVNIR, from the coding sequence ATGGATAATTCTTTAAAGCCGCTAGATCGGCTTGATAAAAAAATTCTTCGAGAGCTTCAAATTAATGGGCGACTTTCTAATGTTGAATTAGCCAGTCGTGTTGGTTTGAGCGCTACACCTTGTTTAGAGCGTGTTCGAAGACTAGAACGTAATGGTTATATTACGGGGTATTGTGCTCTGGTTAACCCGCGTAAAGTAGAAGCGGGCCTACTTGTTTTTGTCGAAATTCGACTAAAAACAACGTCTCCCGAAGGATTTAATGAATTCAAAGAGGCTGTCAGTAAGATTCCTGAAGTATTAGAATGCCATCTTATTGCAGGGGACTTTGAGTACCTATTGAAGGCGCGAGTTTCAGATGTTGAAGCCTATCGACTTTTACTGGGGGAGACATTGCTAATTTTGCCACATGTAAGGGAATCAAGAACTTATGTGGCTATGGAAGAAGTGAAAAATACGACAGTAGTGAATATTCGATAA